One genomic window of Cottoperca gobio chromosome 10, fCotGob3.1, whole genome shotgun sequence includes the following:
- the pfdn6 gene encoding prefoldin subunit 6, with amino-acid sequence MAEAIQKKLKGEVEKYSQMQKDVSKGVSARQKLETQLAENNIVKEELDLLDITNTVYKLIGPVLVKQDLDEAKATVTKRLEYINGEIQRYEALLKDLEKKSEQHREVLSSLQQEFQKAQGLAVGKV; translated from the exons ATGGCAGAGGCCATTCAAAAGAAGTTGAAAGGGGAAGTGGAAAAATATTCACAGATGCAGAAAG ATGTTAGCAAGGGCGTGTCAGCCAGGCAGAAGCTGGAGACGCAGCTAGCCGAGAACAACATCGTCAAAGAG GAACTTGATCTGCTGGACATCACAAACACAGTGTATAAGCTTATTGGCCCAGTATTAGTGAAGCAAGACCTGGATGAGGCCAAAGCCACAGTCACAAAAAGGCTGGAGTACATCAACGGAGAGAT TCAAAGGTACGAGGCGCTCCTGAAAGACCTGGAAAAGAAATCTGAACAGCATCGAGAAGTCTTGTCCAGTTTACAGCAGGAGTTTCAGAAAGCTCAGGGCCTGGCTGTCGGCAAAGTCTGA